The Chitinivibrionales bacterium nucleotide sequence GGCAGATGGCATTGCAGCCCGCCCGGGATATCGGCCCGAGGCACACCTGGCCCTTGTCGTACATACATTCGTTCGCGCGCATCTTGCACTCGACGCACACGGGATATTCGGGAATGTCGGGCGTGGTGCCGAACACAAGCGCCTTGACCACCTTGAGCAGTTCCGAACGCGTGATGGGACAGCCGTGCACGTAATAATCGACCTTCACCACCTCGTGAACGGCCTTGGTCGGATAGGTTTCGAGATGCGGCATCGCCGCGTCCTTGCCGTACACTTCTTTTTTCACCCTGTCGATGTTTCCCCACAGGTTTTTAATTTTGTTGACGCCCCCCGTCGCCGCGCAGGCGCCGTAGGCAACAAGCAGCTTGCTGCGGTCCCTGATGTCCTTTATGCGCGCCTCGTCCTCGGGACGCGTGATCGAGCCCTCGATGAACGCGACGTCGTATGCCGGCGCCTTGCCCGTGAGCACCTCGCGGAATTCCACTACGTCAACGATGTTGACGAGCCCGAGGATGTCCTCCTCGAGGTTGGCTACCTGGAGCTGGCATCCTTCACAGCACGCGAAATCGAAAAACGCGACCTTGGGTTTCATGTTACAATGCCTCCACGAGGTTCGAAATGCCGTCGAGGGTGAACACCGGGCCCTTCTGGCACACGTACATGCCCTCGATCTGGCAGTGCCCGCATTTGCCCACGCCGCATTTCATGCGGCGTTCGAGCGACACGATGATGTTCTGGTCCTTGAATCCCATCGAGCGCAGCTCGAGGATCACGAATTTGTACATGACCGGCGGCCCCACGATGAAGGCAACGGTGTTCTTGGGGTTGACCTGGTCTTTTATCTTGGGAATGAGCGTGGTGATGACGCCGATGTTACCCTTCCACGATGCGTCTCCGCGGTCGAGGGTTTCCAGGAACGTGATGGACTTGTTTTTGCGCCATTGGTCCATCTCGTCGGTGAACAGACGCTGCGACGCGTCGGTGAAGCCGCAGAGCAGGAAGAACTTGCCGTAATCGTCTCTCTTGTCAAGAATGTAGTTGATGGCGGACCGCAGCGGGACCAGGCCGATGCCCGCGCCGAAGATGACCAGGTCTTTTCCCTTGAGTTCGTCGAGGGGGAAATGCGTGCCGTAGGGCCCGCGCACGCCGATGGTGTCGCCGGCCTTGAGGCCGTGGAGCGCGGCGGTGACCTTTCCCACCCTGCGGATCACCATTTCGAAGCTCCCCTTTTTGGTGGGGGACGACGAAACGGAAATGGGCGCCTCGCCGATGCCGGGGATCGACAGCTCTGCGAACTGGCCCGGCCTGTGCCCGAGTTCTTTTCCGTCAATCTTGAACTCGAAGAAACGGTCCCTGTTGGTCATGGGACTTGTTTTTACAATGGTCGCCACCTGGGGCATATACAGTGAATCATGGTCATGGCATCCGCAGCTTTCGCACATGCTATGCCCCCTTTCCTATGATGTCGTTGTCGATGTCGGGCGGATACGCGATGTCGGGCACGCAGGCCTTCTTGCACCTGCCGCAGCCCACGCAGCCCGGAAGCCCGAAAAGCTCGAACAGGAATTTCTGTTTGCGGAACAGCCGGTGCCGTATGCGGTCGGCCGCCTTCTTGCGGAAGTTGTGGCCGCCCGCGCACACGGCGAACGGCTCGAGCACGCACGCGTCCCACTTGCGCACGCGGCTGCCCGAGGCGAGCGACAAGTCGAGTTCGTCAAGCACGTCAAAGCAGTAGCACGTGGGGCACACCATCACGCACGACCCGCACGAGAAGCATTTCTCGCCCCGCTTTTCCCACACCGGATGACGTTCCTTGCCTTCAAGGAATTTTGGAAGCTCGTCACGCTTTACAGAAAGGGAAACGCCGTCCTTCACCGCGGTCTTCATTTTCTCCGTTTTTGTTTTCATTTCGCCCGGGGCCGGTTTCGCCTTGCTGTTCGAGAAGAATTCCTTGCCGTTTTCGCTCACGATCTCCACGGCGTACAAATCGCCGCCCACATCAATCAGAAAAGCGTCGGCCGCAAGATACGGTTCTTCGGGCTTTATCATCGAGGAGGTGAACCGGTATTTTCCCGGTTTCGTGGGATAAATGCCGATGAGAATGGTTTTTTCCCTGCGCTCGCAATAATGCGCGTCAACGTTTTCCTCGCTGAATGCTTTGTCAAGCATGGCGATTGCGGCGAGGTCTCCGGGATGAATTCCGATAATCACCCGGCCGCCATCTTCAAGCACCGGTTTACACGACGAAGCGTCGCCCGGCTCGTACGACAGCAGTGTTTCCCTGCACGGAAATACATAGTTCTTTGGAGAGTAGAGCGTTTCGTCAAAGTCAAGGCGCAGGCTTTTCGCGCCGCCGAGTTTTTCATAGACGAACCGGCCGTCCCGCTGCACCGGTCCGATCACGTCAAGCGGCCCGGCAACGAGTGTTCCGATAAAGTCAAGAAGGTCTTTTTTTGATATTTGCAGGAGTTCCATACAGATGTCTCCCCTTTAGGGTCGGGATAAATGCCGGGAAAATCTTTTTACAAAGTGTGAAAAATGTCACGAAAAATCAGCTGTCCAAGAAGCGTTAAAATAATTGATTGACGGGTTTAGTTAAAGGGGATAAGAACTATTCAATCTTACTGATGGTAAATACGGTAAAGCGTATTCCCTGATGATGCATGACGGGCATAAAGGCGGCATTGCGAGCCGGAAATGCGATCTCCTAAATAACCATTTTAATCTTCACACCAACGTATTTTATCTTGTCGGGAAAGTTCATCAAGAAAAGGATATCCGATAATGCCAGAGAAGTTCGTTTACTATATGTACAAAATGACCAAAGTCTATCCTCCTAAAAAGGAGGTGCTTAAGGAAATTTCACTGTCGTTTTACTACGGCGCCAAGATCGGCATCATCGGCATCAACGGATCGGGCAAGAGCACGCTCATGCGCATCATGGCGGGGATCGACAAGGAATTTCTCGGCGAGGCGTGGATCGAGCAGGGCCGCACCGTTGGCTATTTGCCGCAGGAGCCGGCGCTCGACGAGAGTATTGACGTAAAGGGAAATGTTGAAAAGGCCGTGGCGCGACAGCGCGGTTTGCTTAAGGAGTTCGAGGACGTTTCCGCGAAATTCGGCGAGCCGATGTCCGACGAAGAAATGCAGAAGCTGCTCGACCGGCAGGCGCGGCTGCAGGATGAGATCGATACGCAGGACCTTTGGGAGCTCGACCGCCACATGGAAATCGCCATGGACGCGCTGCGCCTGCCGCCTGCAGACGCGAAGGTCGCCACG carries:
- a CDS encoding FAD/NAD(P)-binding protein encodes the protein MCESCGCHDHDSLYMPQVATIVKTSPMTNRDRFFEFKIDGKELGHRPGQFAELSIPGIGEAPISVSSSPTKKGSFEMVIRRVGKVTAALHGLKAGDTIGVRGPYGTHFPLDELKGKDLVIFGAGIGLVPLRSAINYILDKRDDYGKFFLLCGFTDASQRLFTDEMDQWRKNKSITFLETLDRGDASWKGNIGVITTLIPKIKDQVNPKNTVAFIVGPPVMYKFVILELRSMGFKDQNIIVSLERRMKCGVGKCGHCQIEGMYVCQKGPVFTLDGISNLVEAL
- a CDS encoding 4Fe-4S dicluster domain-containing protein translates to MELLQISKKDLLDFIGTLVAGPLDVIGPVQRDGRFVYEKLGGAKSLRLDFDETLYSPKNYVFPCRETLLSYEPGDASSCKPVLEDGGRVIIGIHPGDLAAIAMLDKAFSEENVDAHYCERREKTILIGIYPTKPGKYRFTSSMIKPEEPYLAADAFLIDVGGDLYAVEIVSENGKEFFSNSKAKPAPGEMKTKTEKMKTAVKDGVSLSVKRDELPKFLEGKERHPVWEKRGEKCFSCGSCVMVCPTCYCFDVLDELDLSLASGSRVRKWDACVLEPFAVCAGGHNFRKKAADRIRHRLFRKQKFLFELFGLPGCVGCGRCKKACVPDIAYPPDIDNDIIGKGA